In the genome of Blastocatellia bacterium, one region contains:
- the lepB gene encoding signal peptidase I: MKPSIYPGIAPEDDTDIEVILPEEPVTSAGLWSEIKSITRDIIFAAVMAVLIVVFVVQPVKVEGTSMQPRLENEERIFVNKFKYNFEAIQRGDIIVFWFPDDPSKSFIKRIIGLPGERIDMDALGRVTINGVPLDESYLAPERNQMARNRWASVREDWKNIKQHYYFVMGDNRDMSNDSRSWGLVPEKYIYGKAMFRYWPLQRMGSLDSTADYDPEQQ, from the coding sequence ATGAAGCCAAGCATCTATCCCGGCATTGCTCCCGAAGACGATACCGACATCGAAGTCATTCTGCCCGAAGAGCCCGTGACCTCGGCGGGCCTGTGGTCAGAGATTAAATCGATCACCCGCGACATCATCTTCGCGGCGGTGATGGCGGTGCTGATCGTCGTCTTCGTCGTCCAGCCCGTCAAAGTCGAAGGCACCTCGATGCAGCCGCGCCTTGAAAACGAAGAGCGCATCTTCGTCAACAAGTTCAAGTACAACTTCGAGGCCATCCAGCGCGGCGACATCATCGTCTTCTGGTTCCCGGACGACCCGAGCAAATCGTTCATCAAGCGCATCATCGGATTGCCGGGCGAACGCATCGATATGGACGCGCTCGGTCGCGTGACGATCAACGGCGTGCCGCTCGATGAATCCTATCTCGCCCCGGAGCGCAACCAGATGGCGCGCAATCGCTGGGCCAGCGTGCGCGAGGATTGGAAGAACATCAAGCAGCATTATTACTTCGTCATGGGCGATAACCGCGACATGTCGAATGACAGCCGCTCGTGGGGTCTGGTGCCGGAAAAATATATTTACGGCAAAGCCATGTTCCGCTACTGGCCTTTGCAGCGCATGGGATCGCTCGATTCGACCGCCGACTACGACCCGGAACAGCAGTGA
- a CDS encoding tetratricopeptide repeat protein — MRLRLKPLLTLLYNPSRGMAEIAAAAPYIFGALLALLATFLYRDILSRDLLRSFTAMNARPSQPGMVAPIIFLFVRCLSRLAASASPIFFLIVVFTPACILAANLLDRRASFSVRLRQEYAPLVSCALYAWAAANLLMTIPAALIYQPGAEYRQIAGTVLQYAPVPYFLFLMVFALYAALRLSAGQAIGATAIGACSFAVLIVVPGALLRLLSSPFLLIMFILLLRNFFGDLIGQQRAREDFKRHLEIATLNPADASAHYNLGLIYQQRGQLDEARRSFSRAVEIDQNETDAHYQLGRISREEGRFSEAIQHFDAVVQRNQDHSQSEVWREVGRTYFEAGQTVDAAAAFERFLARRPSDAEGHYRYGLVLAQLGRSEEAAAEMRACIEAARTAPAYKYRTEKRWVSDAEAFLRSLAADR; from the coding sequence ATGCGTCTTAGACTCAAACCGCTTCTGACCTTGCTCTACAACCCGTCGCGCGGCATGGCGGAAATCGCGGCGGCGGCGCCTTACATCTTCGGCGCACTGTTGGCGCTGCTCGCGACGTTTCTTTACCGTGATATTCTGAGCCGCGACCTCTTGCGCAGCTTCACCGCAATGAACGCCCGCCCGAGCCAGCCGGGAATGGTGGCGCCGATTATCTTTCTCTTCGTCCGCTGCCTGAGCCGCCTTGCGGCAAGCGCCTCGCCGATCTTCTTCCTCATCGTCGTCTTCACGCCGGCGTGCATACTCGCGGCCAACCTGCTTGACCGTCGCGCCAGTTTCAGCGTGCGACTGCGGCAGGAGTACGCGCCGCTGGTCAGTTGCGCGCTTTACGCCTGGGCGGCGGCGAACCTGCTGATGACCATTCCGGCGGCGCTGATCTATCAGCCGGGCGCTGAGTACCGGCAGATAGCCGGAACCGTCTTGCAATACGCGCCGGTGCCCTACTTTCTTTTCCTGATGGTCTTCGCGCTGTACGCGGCTTTGCGGTTGAGCGCCGGCCAGGCCATCGGCGCAACGGCCATCGGCGCATGCTCGTTTGCCGTGCTGATCGTCGTTCCGGGCGCGCTGCTGCGATTGCTAAGCTCGCCCTTCCTGCTGATCATGTTCATCCTGCTGCTCAGGAATTTCTTCGGCGACCTGATCGGCCAGCAGCGCGCCCGCGAAGACTTCAAGCGCCACCTCGAAATCGCCACGCTCAATCCGGCTGACGCCTCGGCGCATTACAACCTCGGGCTGATCTATCAACAGCGCGGCCAGCTCGACGAAGCGCGCCGCAGTTTCAGCCGCGCCGTCGAGATCGATCAGAACGAAACCGACGCGCACTACCAGCTTGGCCGCATCAGCCGCGAGGAGGGCCGTTTCAGCGAAGCCATCCAGCATTTCGACGCCGTCGTTCAGCGTAACCAGGACCACAGTCAGAGCGAGGTCTGGCGCGAGGTCGGGCGCACCTATTTCGAGGCCGGGCAGACCGTAGACGCCGCCGCCGCCTTCGAGCGCTTCCTGGCCCGCCGGCCTTCGGACGCCGAGGGCCATTACCGCTACGGGCTCGTGCTGGCGCAGCTCGGTCGCTCGGAAGAAGCCGCCGCCGAGATGCGCGCCTGCATCGAAGCGGCGCGCACCGCGCCGGCTTATAAGTACCGCACCGAAAAACGCTGGGTGAGCGACGCCGAAGCCTTTCTGCGCTCGCTCGCCGCCGACCGGTAG
- a CDS encoding lysophospholipid acyltransferase family protein, producing the protein MMQTDQRAGIEDASVEALRRHVYGQSSLNHFNWRERIVIRAADLFFFILIRVICSTVRWEAHGAEHLTAIHASGHRAIFTSWHACIFGATWFWRGRGIVVMSSRSRDAEYTGRFIKRFGYGTARGSATRGGQRALSEMAACLLNGMDAGFTIDGPRGPAYLAKPGAVTLARHTGQAILPFHVALRRYWELPSWDRLQIPRPFTRAAVFVAAPIYVARHARKAETEVQQAALQATLERLRLQGEAWRCGESNRQK; encoded by the coding sequence ATGATGCAGACCGACCAGCGCGCGGGTATCGAAGACGCTTCCGTGGAAGCGTTGCGCCGCCACGTCTACGGGCAATCGTCGCTTAACCACTTCAACTGGCGCGAGCGGATCGTCATCCGCGCCGCCGACCTCTTCTTCTTCATCCTGATTCGAGTGATTTGTTCGACGGTGCGCTGGGAGGCGCATGGCGCCGAGCATCTCACGGCCATTCACGCGAGCGGCCACCGGGCGATCTTCACTTCGTGGCATGCGTGCATCTTTGGCGCGACATGGTTCTGGCGCGGGCGCGGCATCGTCGTGATGTCGAGCCGCAGCCGCGATGCCGAATATACAGGGCGCTTCATCAAGCGCTTCGGCTACGGCACGGCGCGCGGCTCGGCGACGCGCGGCGGCCAGCGGGCGCTCTCGGAGATGGCCGCATGCCTGCTCAACGGCATGGACGCCGGCTTCACGATTGACGGCCCGCGCGGCCCGGCCTACCTTGCCAAGCCCGGAGCCGTGACCCTGGCGCGTCACACGGGCCAGGCCATCCTGCCTTTTCATGTCGCGCTAAGGCGCTACTGGGAGCTGCCCAGTTGGGATCGCCTGCAAATTCCCAGACCATTCACACGCGCCGCCGTCTTTGTCGCCGCGCCGATCTATGTGGCGCGTCACGCCCGCAAAGCCGAGACCGAAGTCCAGCAAGCCGCCTTGCAAGCGACCCTCGAACGCTTACGCCTTCAAGGCGAAGCCTGGCGCTGTGGTGAAAGCAACAGACAGAAGTAG
- the carA gene encoding glutamine-hydrolyzing carbamoyl-phosphate synthase small subunit yields the protein MEAILALEDGRVWRGRGFGARLAVTGEVVFNTAMTGYQEILTDPSYCGQIVTMTYPLIGNYGVNHQDIEARRVFAEGFVVRELSRTVSNWRADLSLDDYLEQAGIPGISDIDTRALVRHIRERGSMRGCLSTDETGEQAAVERARRAPEMVGLDLASVVTCKESYVWTDDQASAYGSPRLLHPQVKPDEQVAPGPLAMAPRFHVVAYDFGLKYNSLRNMAALGCRVTVVPAHTSAEDVMALKPDGIWLSNGPGDPEPLTGVIANLRKLLGRYPIFGICLGHQLLGLAVGGRTYKLPFGHHGGNQPVKDLATGRVEITAQNHGFAVDADTLPADCEVTHINLNDNTVEGLRHREWSVYSVQYHPEAGPGPHDPAHLFDRFVRMMESHRARG from the coding sequence TTGGAAGCAATACTCGCGCTTGAAGACGGAAGAGTGTGGCGCGGGCGCGGCTTCGGGGCGCGCCTGGCGGTGACCGGCGAGGTCGTGTTCAACACGGCGATGACCGGCTATCAAGAGATTCTCACAGACCCTTCATACTGCGGCCAGATCGTCACCATGACTTACCCGCTGATCGGCAACTATGGCGTCAACCATCAGGACATCGAAGCCCGCCGCGTCTTTGCCGAAGGCTTCGTCGTGCGCGAGTTGTCGCGCACGGTCTCGAACTGGCGGGCTGACCTGTCGCTCGACGACTATCTGGAGCAAGCCGGCATTCCCGGCATCTCTGACATTGACACGCGCGCCCTCGTCCGCCACATCCGCGAGCGCGGCTCGATGCGCGGCTGTCTGTCAACCGACGAGACCGGCGAGCAGGCGGCGGTCGAGCGTGCCCGCCGCGCCCCGGAGATGGTCGGCCTCGATCTCGCCTCGGTGGTGACCTGTAAGGAATCTTACGTTTGGACGGATGACCAGGCGTCGGCTTACGGCTCGCCGCGTCTGTTGCATCCACAGGTCAAGCCCGACGAGCAGGTCGCGCCGGGACCGCTGGCGATGGCGCCGCGCTTTCACGTCGTCGCTTACGACTTCGGTTTGAAGTACAACAGCCTGCGCAATATGGCGGCGCTCGGCTGCCGCGTAACCGTGGTGCCGGCGCACACCTCCGCCGAAGACGTCATGGCGTTAAAGCCCGACGGCATCTGGCTATCGAACGGGCCGGGTGATCCTGAGCCGCTCACCGGCGTGATCGCCAACCTGCGCAAGCTGCTTGGGCGCTACCCCATCTTCGGCATCTGTCTGGGTCACCAATTGCTCGGCCTGGCCGTCGGTGGCCGTACTTACAAACTGCCCTTTGGGCATCACGGCGGCAACCAGCCGGTGAAGGATTTGGCGACGGGGCGCGTCGAGATCACGGCGCAGAATCATGGCTTCGCCGTTGATGCAGACACGCTGCCGGCAGACTGCGAAGTGACGCATATCAACCTCAACGACAACACCGTCGAAGGTTTGCGCCACCGCGAATGGTCGGTCTATTCAGTGCAGTACCACCCGGAGGCCGGCCCCGGCCCGCACGACCCGGCGCACCTGTTCGACCGCTTCGTGCGCATGATGGAAAGCCATCGCGCGCGCGGCTGA
- a CDS encoding helix-turn-helix transcriptional regulator, with amino-acid sequence MKRKGKPTIKERFGAAVRKRRHELGISQEKLAERSGLHRTYVADIERGIRNVSIENVEKLACALEISISALFAGYNVDS; translated from the coding sequence ATCAAACGCAAGGGGAAGCCAACCATTAAAGAGCGGTTCGGCGCGGCAGTCAGGAAACGACGGCACGAGCTTGGCATCTCACAGGAAAAGCTCGCGGAGCGTTCGGGGCTGCATCGCACCTACGTTGCCGACATTGAGCGCGGCATTAGGAATGTCTCGATTGAGAATGTCGAGAAGTTGGCGTGCGCTTTGGAGATTAGTATTTCAGCCCTGTTTGCCGGGTACAACGTGGACAGCTAG